From Psychroflexus torquis ATCC 700755, the proteins below share one genomic window:
- a CDS encoding DegT/DnrJ/EryC1/StrS family aminotransferase has translation MIKFLDLKAINLQYQSEIEAAIKKVIDSGWYIKGKAVEDFEINFANYCGVNHCIGVANGLDALILIFRGLILQGKLEEGDEVIVPANTYIASILALTQNGLIPVLVEPDETSFNLSLDRVKSKITHSTKAILSVHLYGQLAEDISSFCEENHLLLIEDAAQAHGARTEHGKKAGSFGIAAGFSFYPGKNLGALGDAGAVTTNDKELAKLIGQLGNYGSEKKYHNSLPGINSRLDELQAAILDVKLKYIDEDIIKRRKAATYYSKHITNPKINLAKWDKETVNHVFHLFVIRCEQRDQLQDYLTVNGIQTVIHYPIPPHKQQAYKAWNSFSFPITEQIHREVLSIPLSPVITREEQDQVIKVLNDF, from the coding sequence ATGATAAAATTTCTTGATTTAAAAGCCATTAATTTACAATACCAATCTGAAATAGAAGCAGCTATTAAGAAAGTAATTGATTCAGGTTGGTACATTAAAGGTAAAGCAGTTGAAGACTTTGAAATTAACTTCGCAAACTACTGCGGTGTCAATCATTGTATAGGTGTTGCCAATGGATTGGATGCCTTAATTCTAATTTTTCGAGGCTTAATTTTACAAGGAAAGCTAGAAGAAGGTGACGAAGTCATTGTGCCAGCAAATACCTATATAGCAAGTATTTTAGCTTTAACTCAAAACGGCTTAATACCTGTTTTAGTAGAGCCTGATGAGACTAGTTTTAATTTAAGCTTAGATAGAGTTAAATCAAAAATAACACATAGTACCAAAGCTATTTTAAGTGTTCATTTGTATGGACAACTGGCTGAGGATATAAGTAGCTTTTGTGAAGAAAACCACTTATTATTAATAGAGGACGCTGCACAAGCACATGGTGCTCGGACTGAGCATGGAAAAAAAGCAGGTAGTTTCGGCATAGCAGCCGGTTTTTCATTTTATCCTGGTAAAAATTTAGGGGCCTTAGGAGATGCGGGTGCAGTTACCACTAATGATAAGGAACTTGCAAAACTCATAGGTCAATTAGGAAATTATGGGAGTGAAAAAAAATATCATAATTCGTTGCCAGGTATTAACAGTCGCTTAGATGAATTACAGGCTGCAATACTTGATGTTAAACTGAAATATATAGATGAGGATATTATAAAGCGTCGCAAAGCAGCGACTTATTATTCTAAACACATTACCAATCCCAAAATCAATTTAGCAAAATGGGACAAAGAGACCGTCAATCATGTTTTTCATTTATTCGTTATTCGCTGTGAACAAAGAGATCAGCTTCAAGACTACTTAACTGTAAATGGTATTCAGACGGTTATACATTACCCCATACCACCACATAAACAACAAGCTTATAAAGCTTGGAATAGTTTTAGTTTCCCAATTACGGAGCAAATACACCGGGAAGTATTAAGTATTCCATTAAGTCCAGTAATTACTAGAGAAGAACAAGATCAAGTAATAAAAGTTTTAAATGATTTTTAA
- a CDS encoding acyltransferase, translated as MIHNLADVQSKSIGENTDIWQFSVVLKGAIIGSNCNINCNVFVENDVEIGNNVTVKSGVQLWDGLRIKDNVFIGPNVTFTNDKKPRSKVYPVEFPHIIIEQFASIGANATILPSINVGKYAMIGAGAVVTKNVLAHQVVIGNPAKLIGYITPDSIRVSVALLGEDGFNYKYESENLIKLK; from the coding sequence ATGATACATAATCTAGCAGATGTGCAATCCAAATCGATAGGTGAAAATACAGATATCTGGCAATTTTCGGTAGTTTTGAAAGGGGCTATAATAGGTTCAAATTGCAATATAAATTGTAATGTGTTCGTGGAAAATGATGTTGAAATTGGTAATAATGTAACCGTTAAGTCTGGTGTGCAACTATGGGATGGCTTAAGAATTAAAGACAATGTTTTTATTGGACCAAACGTAACTTTTACAAATGACAAAAAACCAAGATCAAAAGTTTATCCAGTAGAATTTCCACATATCATCATTGAACAGTTTGCTTCAATTGGAGCAAACGCTACTATTTTACCGAGTATAAACGTAGGTAAATACGCAATGATAGGTGCTGGCGCAGTAGTAACTAAAAATGTTTTAGCACATCAAGTTGTCATAGGAAATCCAGCTAAGTTAATTGGTTATATCACTCCTGATAGTATTAGAGTAAGTGTTGCTTTGCTTGGTGAAGATGGTTTCAATTATAAATATGAAAGTGAAAATTTAATTAAACTTAAATAA
- a CDS encoding sugar 3,4-ketoisomerase — MIQESNKPHVFNLKSIGSSDLGYITVAEYQNQISFEIKRVYWTYYTPNQVTRGHHAHKVLQQCIFAVSGKIEFELINPNGEKLNFILDSPEKGLYIPKMYWRTIKFSHNAVLLCLASEIYVEDDYIRDFDEFINYKFK; from the coding sequence GTGATACAAGAATCAAACAAACCGCATGTATTTAACTTAAAGTCAATAGGTAGTTCTGACTTAGGTTATATAACCGTTGCTGAGTATCAAAATCAAATTTCTTTTGAAATTAAACGAGTATACTGGACGTATTATACACCTAACCAAGTTACAAGAGGACATCATGCCCATAAAGTTTTGCAGCAGTGTATTTTTGCTGTAAGTGGTAAAATTGAGTTCGAGTTAATTAATCCAAATGGAGAAAAACTAAATTTTATTTTAGATTCACCTGAAAAAGGATTGTACATACCGAAAATGTATTGGAGGACAATTAAATTTTCTCATAACGCTGTTTTACTTTGTTTGGCATCTGAAATTTATGTTGAAGATGATTATATAAGAGACTTTGATGAATTTATAAATTACAAATTCAAATGA
- a CDS encoding glycosyltransferase — protein MNIALFLTQKLDPNAGGVQRSSSKLAKIFQSNQHYSIIISVGNHATAQEDFEGITLYYINIKDENQLKIILEKEAVDFIINQKGYSLSLTKLLLKNKPLKTKMINTLRINPLNFYGNHKDIIKELFKSKKIDFLNIFLTRKFILGYHILKQNIELRFIVKNTDAFVMLSERFKPELFFLAPSLKKFDAKIFGIGNPFQRPKLDIATLDKENIVLFVGRLNVPQKRVDLLLQIWKKLHGEIPDWKFWVVGHGEERNKMEAFCKAHKLDRVIFFGKDNPNEYYKRAKIFHMTSAYEGFGNVLVEAQSFGCVPVLFNSYAAALDIVIHNENGILVTPFNIDKYVEETKDLIMNSSKLNQLAVNGYEHVTKFSYEESYKKWDRIFKT, from the coding sequence ATGAATATTGCACTATTTTTAACTCAAAAATTGGATCCAAATGCTGGTGGGGTTCAAAGGAGCTCATCTAAGTTAGCTAAGATTTTTCAATCAAACCAACACTATTCCATTATTATTTCTGTTGGAAACCACGCCACTGCACAAGAAGATTTTGAAGGGATCACACTTTATTATATTAATATAAAAGATGAAAATCAATTAAAAATTATTTTAGAAAAAGAGGCTGTTGATTTTATTATAAATCAAAAGGGATATTCTTTGAGTTTAACCAAGTTACTACTTAAAAATAAACCATTAAAAACAAAGATGATCAATACCTTGCGGATCAACCCGCTCAATTTCTATGGCAACCATAAAGACATTATAAAAGAACTGTTTAAAAGTAAAAAAATAGATTTTTTAAATATCTTCCTTACCAGAAAATTTATTTTAGGATACCATATTTTAAAACAAAATATTGAACTGCGTTTTATTGTTAAAAACACTGATGCTTTCGTGATGCTATCTGAAAGATTTAAGCCTGAACTCTTTTTTCTAGCACCTTCACTTAAAAAATTTGATGCTAAAATCTTCGGTATAGGAAATCCTTTCCAAAGGCCGAAATTAGATATTGCTACTTTAGATAAAGAAAATATCGTGTTATTCGTGGGACGTCTAAATGTTCCTCAGAAAAGAGTGGACCTTTTGCTACAAATTTGGAAAAAGCTACATGGTGAAATTCCAGATTGGAAATTCTGGGTAGTTGGGCATGGTGAAGAAAGGAACAAAATGGAAGCCTTTTGCAAAGCACATAAGCTAGACAGAGTAATTTTCTTTGGTAAAGATAACCCCAACGAATATTATAAAAGAGCTAAAATTTTTCACATGACTTCTGCGTATGAAGGTTTTGGAAATGTCTTGGTCGAAGCCCAAAGCTTTGGTTGCGTGCCAGTGCTCTTTAACTCGTATGCAGCGGCTCTAGACATTGTGATACATAATGAAAATGGCATCTTAGTTACTCCTTTTAATATCGATAAATATGTAGAGGAAACCAAAGATTTGATAATGAACTCTTCTAAGTTGAATCAATTAGCCGTCAACGGTTATGAACACGTAACTAAGTTCTCTTACGAAGAGTCTTATAAAAAATGGGATCGTATATTTAAGACTTGA